From the genome of Bacteroidota bacterium:
CACAACTTGCACAAACAACGTTGCGAAGTATTTTAGGACAATTTGAATTAGATGATCTGCTCGCGCAGCGGGATAAAATCAACCACGAATTGCAAATCATTATCGATAATCATACCGAACCGTGGGGAATTAAGATTGCAAATGTTGAAGTAAAACAGATCGATCTGCCGCCGGAGATGCAACGCGCAATGGCGAAGCAAGCAGAAGCAGAACGTGAACGTCGCGCAAAAGTGGTTCATGCCGAAGGTGAATTACAAGCAAGTGTTAAATTAGGTGAAGCGGCAGCAGTGATCAATAAAAATCCGATCGCATTACAGCTCCGATATTTACAGACATTAACGGAGATTGCTTCGGAAAACAGTTCAACAGTGATCTTCCCGCTGCCGATGGAATTATTGAAACCTTTTTTGAGCATGGGAAACGGTAACGAAACTAAATCGCTGAAGAAATAACTTTCAATGTGTGGAGACGGATCTAGAGCCGTCTCCACTAAAAGGTTGAGCTCTTCCCAAATTCCTGCATTTTTTAACCTGTGTTATTGTAAGTCTGCATAATCTTCTCTATTTTCGTTCGTCTCAAAAGAAATCGTTACCGTAAATATATTTGATGGACTAGCAGATTCCTCACTTTTACAATCATAGGGTACGGATCATGACGAAAAATAAAACGATCGTTTTTATTCATGGACTTTTTCAAAATCCTGAAAGCTGGACCGAATGGAAAAAATATTTTGAGGCAAAAGGGTACATGTGCCACACGCCTGCATATCCGTTTCACGAAGGCAAGCCTTCTGACTTACGCAAGAACATTGATCCAAAGCTTGGCAAGCTCACCTTCGGACAAGTGGTGGATGGCCTGGCAAACTTTATTTCCTTGTTACCTGAAAAACCCATTCTTATCGGTCACTCAATGGGTGGTCTTGCTGTACAAAAACTCATCGGAATGGAAAAAGGAGTTGCCGGTATTTGTATTGATTCTGCGCCACCAATCGGCGTTTTCACTACAAGATGGAGTTTTTTAAAAGCGAACCTCCCTACAATTAATCCTTTAAAAGGAAATTCTGTCTGTGTTCCAAGTGTTGAATGGTTCCATTACGCATTCTGCAATACCATGACGTTGGAGCAAACACAGATTGAATATGATAAATTTGTTGTTCCTGAAAGCAGAAATATTCCGCGAAGCGGAACATTGAAAGACGGAAAGATTGATTTTAAAAAACCGCACAATCCGTTATTGATTATTGCAGGCGAGAAAGACAACATTATTCCCTTCTCACTGAATAAGTCAAATTATAACGCATATAAAGACAAAAATAGTAAACGAGATTTTAAAGTATTTGCCGGCAGAACACACTACATTTGCGGACAGCAAGATTGGGAAGAAGTTGCAGAATATATTTATCAGTGGATTCAAACTATTTCATAACGAGTTAAATAATTCACCATTACTTTACCACCATAATCTATTATTGTTATGAAAAAATATTTTCACTCGTTTGGATATTTCATCAGTGTGATCGGCGTAGCGACAGTCTTGATATGGATTGGCGTATTCAAATTCACGCCGACTGAGGCAAGAGGAATTGAACCGTTGGTAAAAAACAGTTTTTTAATGAAATGGATGTATAATTATGCCAGTATAGAAATCGTCTCAAAAGTTGTTGGAAGCATTGAAATACTCACCGCAGTCTGCCTGTTACTCCATTTCTTTTGGAAAAAAGCTGGAATGATTGGAGGATTCTTTGCGGCAATTACGTTTCTTCTTACGCTGAGTTTTTTGTTTACTACTCCGGGTGTCTTTTCTACGGTGGACGGAGTGCTGATTACGGACTTCTTTATTTTGAAAGATTTGATGGCTCTAGGAATATCATTTATGGTGTTAGGAAAGAGTTAATTCCCATAAAGATCTCTTTAAATAAGAATGCTATTTATTCAAGGAATCAAAAGAGAGCACTGTTAGCGGTTGCGTTTTTGCATAGATGGGCTCTTTCTTCTTAAAATATTCTGTTGACATCCATCCTCTGTTAGTTTGACCCATTCAATACCAGTGATAGTAATAAATGAATGTCCTCGCGGCAAGCCGCTAGGTATCTTGTCATGTCCCGCCTTTCGGATTCCGCATAGCGGGATTCAAAAAGGCGGAACCAGCGTACGCTGGCATCCAGGTCCTGGATTCCGGCTTTCGCCGGAATGACGCCGCAAGCGGCGGGGAATTAGGCCCTTAAGAGATTAAATTTTAAATAGATGAAATTTTTGAAAACTTCTCGAACAATGTCATTGCGGAAAGTTTTTTTGTCGAAGTCGCGCATTACGGGATCCCGAACAGCGTGATAATCTTGTTTTTTTGTTAATTTATATGAGATTGCCCCGCTTTTTGGATTCCGCTCAATTCGGATTCAAAAAACGAAACTTCGTTGTTCCCGCCTGAACACTTGCGGGCAGGTCGCTCCTTGTAATGACTTTTTCAGAAGTCTCATAGATATAATTATTTCTTGATTCGATATTGAATAAGATG
Proteins encoded in this window:
- a CDS encoding slipin family protein; its protein translation is MFGLMLLVAFSAVILFNLIKVLSEYERGVIFRLGRLLAVKGPGLIILIPGIDRMVKVSLRTVVLDVPPQDVITKDNVSIKVNAVVYFRVVQPDKAIVSVENYIYATSQLAQTTLRSILGQFELDDLLAQRDKINHELQIIIDNHTEPWGIKIANVEVKQIDLPPEMQRAMAKQAEAERERRAKVVHAEGELQASVKLGEAAAVINKNPIALQLRYLQTLTEIASENSSTVIFPLPMELLKPFLSMGNGNETKSLKK
- a CDS encoding alpha/beta fold hydrolase: MTKNKTIVFIHGLFQNPESWTEWKKYFEAKGYMCHTPAYPFHEGKPSDLRKNIDPKLGKLTFGQVVDGLANFISLLPEKPILIGHSMGGLAVQKLIGMEKGVAGICIDSAPPIGVFTTRWSFLKANLPTINPLKGNSVCVPSVEWFHYAFCNTMTLEQTQIEYDKFVVPESRNIPRSGTLKDGKIDFKKPHNPLLIIAGEKDNIIPFSLNKSNYNAYKDKNSKRDFKVFAGRTHYICGQQDWEEVAEYIYQWIQTIS
- a CDS encoding DUF417 family protein produces the protein MKKYFHSFGYFISVIGVATVLIWIGVFKFTPTEARGIEPLVKNSFLMKWMYNYASIEIVSKVVGSIEILTAVCLLLHFFWKKAGMIGGFFAAITFLLTLSFLFTTPGVFSTVDGVLITDFFILKDLMALGISFMVLGKS